A section of the Pseudanabaena mucicola str. Chao 1806 genome encodes:
- a CDS encoding V4R domain-containing protein encodes MTAAVDQSSSAVSKHKRKNNHYSLQDFFQPNLGKGIIEDWNGLRNIFTSEDFIIGLQEGLEDEVGDASAAVMYSIGCEWGLQDALFFTKWFEKDFGRSIRQTNLHFLLETWWWPFTSKGWGRWQVDMSDRKQGFMFISVFDSAVARSLGDVGKPVCHLYAGLFSGFFTHLVSKELDCIEIQCYSMGESYCKFLLGGKNRIDAASFWLNEGANTRDIEVRLRNGEFLK; translated from the coding sequence ATGACTGCTGCTGTAGATCAGTCGAGTAGTGCTGTATCCAAACATAAAAGAAAAAATAATCATTACAGTTTACAGGATTTTTTTCAGCCTAATCTGGGAAAAGGCATCATTGAGGATTGGAATGGACTCAGAAATATATTCACGAGTGAAGACTTTATCATTGGGCTTCAAGAAGGGCTAGAAGATGAGGTGGGCGATGCTTCAGCAGCAGTTATGTACTCGATTGGCTGTGAATGGGGCTTGCAAGATGCACTATTTTTTACAAAATGGTTTGAAAAGGATTTTGGTCGCAGCATTCGTCAAACTAATCTACATTTCTTGTTAGAAACATGGTGGTGGCCATTCACCTCTAAGGGATGGGGGCGTTGGCAAGTAGATATGAGCGATCGCAAGCAGGGCTTCATGTTTATCAGTGTGTTTGACTCTGCCGTCGCCCGTAGTCTGGGTGATGTCGGCAAACCAGTTTGCCACTTGTACGCAGGTTTGTTTTCAGGATTTTTTACGCATCTAGTCAGCAAAGAACTAGATTGTATCGAGATTCAATGCTATTCCATGGGTGAAAGCTATTGCAAATTTCTCCTTGGCGGTAAAAATCGCATTGATGCTGCATCATTCTGGCTAAACGAAGGTGCTAATACTCGTGACATCGAAGTTCGTTTACGCAATGGAGAATTCCTCAAATGA
- a CDS encoding 2Fe-2S iron-sulfur cluster-binding protein: MAKRIRIEPIAQTADVATNGALLSGLMGDELNILKECGGRGMCATCHVYIQEGMSSLSLMGKHEQRTLEIITTCKPNSRLACQAKVMGEGVVVELPVGTYVQSIQDIKALIGRRCEKALLSPITGQTLVEVGQLITRSVVRQLENTNFSVGEQLANTKRTDIFE; this comes from the coding sequence ATGGCTAAGCGCATAAGAATCGAGCCTATTGCTCAGACAGCAGATGTTGCAACAAATGGTGCATTACTTTCTGGATTAATGGGGGATGAGCTAAATATTTTAAAAGAATGTGGTGGGCGTGGCATGTGTGCAACCTGTCATGTTTATATCCAAGAGGGTATGTCTTCACTTAGCCTAATGGGTAAACACGAGCAACGTACTTTAGAAATTATTACCACTTGTAAGCCGAACTCACGACTTGCTTGCCAAGCAAAGGTTATGGGTGAGGGAGTTGTCGTTGAACTGCCTGTAGGTACGTATGTTCAATCGATTCAAGATATTAAGGCACTAATTGGACGACGCTGTGAAAAAGCACTACTTAGTCCAATCACAGGTCAGACGTTAGTAGAAGTTGGACAACTAATTACGCGCTCAGTTGTACGTCAATTAGAAAATACTAACTTTAGTGTTGGCGAACAATTGGCAAACACTAAACGCACTGATATTTTTGAGTAA
- a CDS encoding 4-vinyl reductase has translation MISVADLIKENRIPANFFDYKTYIKGDLEIGILKNRRGDRLLAVPDTLIASLYSVLAKETGQASRLVLFNCGKWWGKNFYTRFTESLEEYYCQTLAEMDMITFIQSLKECWKTHGWGTFEFDPQYQAQGFIFVRIYNSPYVRKIEGNKLPTGYLEAGILTSFFSCLAGRELLAVQTTCESLAASNNTYIIGLPERLQIVDSFLSDGLDHETIIQKLLK, from the coding sequence ATGATTTCTGTTGCCGATCTCATCAAAGAAAATCGCATACCTGCCAATTTTTTTGACTATAAAACCTATATCAAGGGTGATTTAGAAATTGGCATCCTAAAAAACCGTCGAGGCGATCGCCTATTAGCGGTTCCAGACACCTTAATTGCTTCGTTATATTCAGTACTAGCGAAGGAAACAGGACAAGCATCTAGACTAGTTCTATTTAATTGTGGTAAATGGTGGGGTAAGAATTTTTATACAAGGTTTACTGAATCCCTTGAAGAATACTACTGTCAGACATTAGCTGAAATGGATATGATCACCTTCATTCAAAGTTTAAAAGAATGTTGGAAAACTCACGGGTGGGGAACCTTTGAATTCGATCCTCAATATCAAGCTCAAGGATTCATTTTTGTTAGGATCTACAACTCCCCATATGTTCGTAAAATCGAAGGAAATAAGTTGCCAACGGGATATTTAGAAGCAGGTATTCTCACTTCATTCTTTAGCTGTCTTGCAGGACGCGAACTATTAGCAGTCCAAACAACATGTGAATCTCTAGCTGCTAGTAACAATACTTACATCATTGGTTTACCTGAAAGGCTCCAAATTGTTGACTCTTTCCTTTCCGACGGTTTAGATCACGAGACAATCATACAAAAGCTTCTTAAATAA